One stretch of Gemmatimonadaceae bacterium DNA includes these proteins:
- the recN gene encoding DNA repair protein RecN: MLIELRIRNFAIIDSLSLPLAPGFNVLSGETGAGKSIIVGALGLLLGERASADVIRTGQDRATVEGVFDIGDRPDLRPLLDAHGIEVDDALVVLKREVAAGRARAWVNGSSVTATLLSEVGRMLVNLHGQHEAQSLLDEGSQRAILDAFGDAASDAAAVAEAFAALSVAQREIADLQTRTREAQRRADYLRHVAREIEDAKLVEGEDARLEEEANRLENADELRGLAGGALAALNEEEQGILPQLGTLERLLHQLQRLDPTTGRLQESYDAAYYALDAVARELDRYENDVELDPQRLAQVRQRREVLYGLIKKYGPTLGDVVHQGHEARRELDLIDSSELDLKSLRDREAAALKALDHGAGALTRKRFAAAARLARAVDEVLPDLGMPDGHLEVALVPRARIGAEGAEDVEFRVSLNVGHDARPLARVASGGELSRVMLALKTILARLDHVPTLVFDEVDAGIGGRVGLQVGDTMRGVAASHQVFAITHLPQIAARAHHHIRVSKDAAGGVTTADVTVLQGDARVAEIARMLGGDPESALSRAHAAELLETASAAAASRGKPPRTRRGS; encoded by the coding sequence ATGCTGATCGAACTTCGCATCCGTAACTTCGCCATCATCGATTCGTTGTCGCTGCCGTTGGCTCCGGGATTCAACGTGCTCTCAGGCGAGACCGGCGCCGGCAAATCGATCATCGTCGGCGCGCTCGGGCTGCTGCTCGGCGAACGGGCCAGCGCCGATGTGATCCGCACCGGCCAGGACCGAGCGACGGTGGAAGGCGTGTTCGACATCGGTGACCGTCCCGACCTGCGTCCATTGCTCGACGCGCACGGCATCGAGGTGGACGACGCGCTGGTCGTGCTCAAGCGCGAGGTGGCCGCGGGCCGGGCCCGCGCTTGGGTGAACGGGTCCTCGGTCACCGCCACGCTGCTCTCCGAGGTCGGGCGGATGCTCGTGAACCTGCACGGACAGCATGAGGCCCAGTCGCTGCTCGACGAGGGATCGCAGCGCGCCATTCTCGACGCGTTCGGCGACGCCGCGTCCGACGCGGCGGCCGTTGCCGAGGCGTTCGCGGCGCTGAGCGTCGCGCAGCGCGAGATCGCCGACCTCCAGACGCGCACCCGCGAGGCGCAGCGCCGCGCCGACTACCTGCGCCACGTGGCCCGCGAGATCGAAGACGCCAAGTTGGTCGAGGGGGAAGATGCGCGGCTGGAGGAGGAGGCCAACCGCCTCGAGAACGCCGACGAACTCCGGGGGCTCGCGGGCGGCGCGCTCGCCGCGCTCAACGAAGAGGAGCAGGGCATCCTCCCGCAGCTGGGCACGCTCGAACGGTTGCTGCACCAGCTGCAGCGGCTGGACCCCACCACCGGCCGGCTGCAGGAATCGTACGACGCGGCCTATTACGCCTTGGACGCGGTGGCCCGCGAACTCGACCGCTACGAGAACGACGTGGAGCTGGATCCGCAGCGCCTCGCCCAGGTGCGACAGCGGCGCGAGGTGCTGTACGGCCTGATCAAGAAGTACGGGCCCACGCTCGGTGATGTGGTGCACCAGGGGCACGAGGCGCGGCGCGAACTCGACCTCATCGATTCCTCGGAGCTTGATCTCAAGTCGCTGCGCGACCGCGAGGCCGCGGCTCTCAAGGCGCTCGACCACGGAGCGGGGGCGCTCACGCGCAAACGCTTCGCGGCGGCGGCCCGCCTCGCCCGGGCGGTGGACGAGGTGCTGCCCGATCTCGGCATGCCGGACGGACACCTCGAGGTGGCGCTGGTGCCGCGCGCCCGGATCGGCGCCGAGGGGGCGGAGGATGTGGAGTTCCGCGTATCGCTCAACGTGGGGCACGACGCGCGTCCGCTGGCCCGCGTGGCGTCGGGCGGCGAACTGAGCCGGGTGATGCTGGCCCTCAAGACCATCCTCGCGCGGTTGGACCACGTGCCGACGCTGGTGTTCGACGAGGTCGACGCCGGCATCGGCGGCCGCGTGGGGCTTCAAGTGGGCGATACCATGCGTGGCGTCGCCGCGAGCCATCAGGTCTTCGCCATCACCCACCTGCCGCAGATCGCGGCGCGGGCGCACCACCACATTCGCGTGAGCAAGGATGCCGCGGGCGGCGTCACCACCGCCGACGTGACCGTGCTCCAGGGCGATGCCCGCGTGGCCGAGATCGCCCGGATGCTCGGTGGCGATCCGGAGAGCGCGCTGAGTCGGGCCCATGCGGCCGAACTCCTCGAGACGGCATCGGCCGCCGCGGCCTCCCGCGGCAAGCCGCCGAGGACCCGACGCGGCTCGTGA